Proteins encoded within one genomic window of Deltaproteobacteria bacterium:
- a CDS encoding DUF1207 domain-containing protein, producing MATSSLAALLLIALGGAAAPAEAPAEAFALHLLPRTLIYRSYAAGPREPRMSSTPFHVRTDAGSGWLWDSTLGARLPVFRYGSADREGAQPLGWQVDVEGAAFVRLDAELRRDLVSADFRAGVPITYGAPTWQVKVAYYHLISHLGDEFIDANPGVPHKLYGRDAAVLGGAWQPRPGLRVYAEVAYSLQNGRDNGPLELQGGIDWVLSPLALGPGVPLLAINLHARQDTSWGGAVAGLAGYRLPVSPDGPSLTVGLHAYAGRSNHSQFFDVFERQLGLGLFYDF from the coding sequence ATGGCGACTAGCTCCCTGGCGGCGCTGCTCCTGATCGCGCTCGGCGGCGCGGCGGCTCCGGCCGAGGCGCCCGCCGAGGCCTTCGCTCTCCACCTCCTCCCCCGCACCCTGATCTACCGCTCCTACGCCGCCGGCCCCCGGGAGCCGCGGATGAGCAGCACGCCCTTCCACGTCCGGACCGACGCGGGCTCCGGCTGGCTCTGGGACTCGACCCTGGGGGCCCGCCTCCCGGTCTTCCGCTACGGCTCGGCCGACCGGGAGGGTGCGCAGCCCCTGGGCTGGCAGGTGGACGTCGAGGGCGCGGCCTTCGTCCGGCTCGACGCCGAGCTGCGCCGGGACCTGGTCTCGGCGGACTTCCGCGCTGGCGTGCCCATCACCTACGGCGCCCCGACCTGGCAGGTGAAGGTGGCCTACTACCACCTGATCTCCCATCTCGGTGACGAGTTCATCGACGCCAATCCGGGGGTGCCTCACAAGCTCTACGGGCGTGACGCCGCCGTGCTCGGGGGGGCCTGGCAGCCCCGACCCGGGCTGCGCGTCTACGCCGAGGTGGCGTACTCGCTGCAGAACGGTCGGGACAACGGCCCCCTCGAGCTGCAGGGTGGGATCGATTGGGTGCTTTCACCCCTCGCGCTCGGCCCCGGGGTGCCCCTCCTGGCGATCAACCTCCACGCCCGTCAGGACACCAGCTGGGGAGGAGCGGTGGCCGGCCTGGCCGGCTACCGGCTGCCGGTCTCACCGGATGGACCCTCCCTGACGGTCGGCCTGCACGCCTACGCCGGCCGCAGTAACCACTCGCAATTCTTCGATGTTTTCGAGCGACAGCTGGGCCTCGGGCTCTTCTACGACTTCTGA
- the greB gene encoding transcription elongation factor GreB gives MSEGKRYITRGGFRRLEREYEQLWKVERPKIVEEVATAAAHGDRSENAEYKYGKRKLREIDRRIRYLSRLLDRLTIVEPEESQAGRVFFGARVTVEDEEGEEHRYRIVGPDETDSAKGDISIESPIARALLRKAVDDEVLVHTPRGQRELTILAIDYDL, from the coding sequence GTGAGCGAAGGCAAGCGCTACATCACCCGGGGTGGCTTCCGGAGGCTGGAGCGGGAGTACGAGCAGCTCTGGAAGGTGGAGCGGCCGAAGATCGTCGAGGAGGTCGCGACCGCGGCCGCTCATGGCGATCGGTCGGAGAACGCCGAGTACAAGTACGGCAAGCGCAAGCTGCGGGAGATCGACCGCCGGATCCGCTACCTCTCGCGCCTCCTCGATCGTCTGACGATCGTCGAGCCGGAGGAGAGCCAGGCGGGGCGGGTCTTCTTCGGGGCCCGGGTCACCGTCGAGGACGAGGAGGGCGAGGAGCACCGCTACCGCATCGTCGGACCCGACGAGACCGACAGCGCGAAGGGTGACATCAGCATCGAGTCGCCCATCGCCCGGGCCCTGCTGCGCAAGGCGGTGGACGACGAGGTGCTCGTCCACACGCCCCGCGGCCAGCGAGAGCTGACCATCCTGGCGATCGACTACGACCTCTAG
- a CDS encoding DUF819 family protein: protein MQTPLITNDAVVLGILVVILALIFWTSTSERPGWKRFYRFVPALLLCYFVPGLLGTVGIISGEHSQLYFVASRYLLPAALVLLTLSLDLPAIRRLGGKILLMFLTGTVGIVVGGPLAILIVSAFSPETVGGAGPEAVWRGMATLAGSWIGGGANQAAMKEVFEVGDEIFSAWIAVDVLVANVWMAFLLFGAGISRQIDRRTGADDSAIEALREKVEAYQARHARIPSTTDLFAILGVGLGITALAHVGADWLAPTFEANWPILQRFSLTSGFFWLIVIATALGIVASLTRLRELEGAGASRVGSVLLYVLVATIGMKMNLMAIFDRPGLFLVGFIWIAIHAGLMLGVGYLIKAPFFFVAVGSQANIGGAASAPVVASAFHPVLAPVGVMMAVLGYALGTYAAWICGLIMQAVAP, encoded by the coding sequence GTGCAGACCCCGCTGATCACCAACGACGCCGTCGTCCTGGGGATCCTCGTGGTGATCCTGGCCCTGATCTTCTGGACCAGCACCAGCGAGCGCCCCGGATGGAAGCGCTTCTACCGCTTCGTCCCGGCGCTCCTACTCTGCTACTTCGTGCCCGGCCTGCTGGGCACGGTCGGGATCATCAGCGGCGAGCACTCGCAGCTCTACTTCGTGGCCTCACGCTACCTCCTGCCCGCGGCGCTGGTCCTGCTCACCCTGAGCCTCGATTTGCCGGCCATCCGCCGCCTCGGTGGCAAGATCCTCTTGATGTTCCTCACCGGCACCGTGGGGATCGTCGTCGGGGGACCGCTGGCGATCCTGATCGTCTCGGCCTTCTCGCCCGAGACGGTGGGGGGCGCCGGCCCCGAGGCCGTCTGGCGGGGCATGGCCACCCTGGCGGGCTCCTGGATCGGCGGCGGCGCGAACCAGGCGGCCATGAAGGAGGTCTTCGAGGTCGGCGACGAGATCTTCAGCGCCTGGATCGCCGTGGACGTCCTGGTGGCCAACGTCTGGATGGCCTTTCTCCTCTTCGGGGCGGGCATCTCCAGGCAGATCGATCGGCGCACCGGGGCCGACGACTCGGCCATCGAGGCCCTGCGGGAGAAGGTCGAGGCCTACCAGGCCCGGCACGCGCGCATCCCCTCGACCACGGACCTCTTCGCCATCCTCGGAGTGGGGCTGGGGATCACCGCCCTCGCCCACGTCGGCGCCGACTGGCTGGCCCCCACCTTCGAGGCGAACTGGCCCATCCTCCAGCGCTTCAGCCTCACCTCGGGCTTCTTCTGGCTGATCGTGATCGCCACCGCCCTCGGGATCGTCGCCTCCCTCACCCGCCTGCGCGAGCTCGAGGGGGCGGGGGCCTCCCGCGTGGGCTCGGTGCTCCTCTACGTCCTCGTCGCCACCATCGGCATGAAGATGAACCTGATGGCCATCTTCGACCGGCCTGGCCTCTTCCTGGTGGGCTTCATCTGGATCGCCATCCACGCCGGCCTGATGCTGGGCGTCGGCTACCTGATCAAGGCCCCCTTCTTCTTCGTCGCGGTGGGCAGCCAGGCCAACATCGGCGGCGCCGCCTCGGCGCCGGTGGTCGCCTCGGCCTTCCATCCGGTCCTCGCCCCGGTGGGCGTGATGATGGCCGTCCTCGGCTATGCCCTGGGCACCTACGCCGCCTGGATCTGCGGGCTGATCATGCAGGCGGTGGCGCCGTGA
- a CDS encoding aminotransferase class I/II-fold pyridoxal phosphate-dependent enzyme yields MSLERFEKLLDQEVKAIREAGTAKGDETVIAGVLKAEGERGPRYLLEGQGEKPFIRMNANSYLGLALEPEIIEAEEQAARSFGVGPGAVRFISGSFTPHLALEARLAAFHGREAAMITSSAYTSTLGVVSTLTTPETMIISDELNHNCIINAMKLARPKGKKIYPHNDVAALAAALEESVGQADAAMVITDGVFSMRGDYAPLKEIRDLCTRFDEKFERGVVLVIDDSHGVGAYGATGRGTEEITGSGPVEILIATLGKALGVNGGYFVSSQSVIDFMREKNPFYIYTNPITPSEASAALAGLELLDSEAGVKRLEHLSALTERFSRGLVEAGHETIDSPHPVTPLVVRDTARTNALVKHLFEQGVLATGLAYPVVPRGDDLIRFQLCADHTEADVDAVLAAIRAFEG; encoded by the coding sequence ATGAGCCTCGAGAGATTCGAGAAACTCCTCGACCAGGAAGTGAAGGCGATCCGGGAGGCCGGCACCGCCAAGGGAGACGAGACGGTCATCGCCGGCGTGCTGAAGGCCGAGGGGGAGCGCGGTCCCCGCTACCTGCTCGAGGGGCAGGGGGAGAAGCCCTTCATCCGGATGAACGCCAACTCCTATCTCGGCCTCGCCCTCGAGCCCGAGATCATCGAGGCGGAGGAGCAGGCGGCCCGATCCTTCGGCGTGGGCCCGGGCGCGGTGCGGTTCATCAGCGGCAGCTTCACGCCGCACCTGGCGCTCGAGGCGCGGCTGGCTGCCTTCCACGGCCGCGAGGCCGCGATGATCACCTCTTCGGCCTACACCTCGACGCTGGGCGTGGTCAGCACGCTGACCACCCCGGAGACGATGATCATCTCCGACGAGCTCAACCACAACTGCATCATCAACGCGATGAAGCTCGCCCGCCCGAAGGGCAAGAAGATCTATCCCCACAACGATGTGGCGGCCCTCGCGGCGGCCCTCGAGGAGAGCGTCGGGCAGGCCGACGCCGCGATGGTCATCACCGACGGGGTCTTCTCGATGCGGGGCGACTACGCGCCCCTGAAGGAGATCCGAGACCTGTGCACCCGCTTCGACGAGAAGTTCGAGCGGGGTGTGGTCCTGGTGATCGACGACTCCCACGGGGTGGGCGCCTACGGGGCGACCGGGCGAGGCACCGAGGAGATCACCGGCAGTGGTCCGGTGGAGATCCTGATCGCGACCCTCGGCAAGGCCCTCGGGGTGAACGGCGGCTACTTCGTCTCCTCGCAGTCCGTGATCGACTTCATGCGGGAGAAGAACCCCTTCTACATCTACACCAACCCGATCACGCCCTCGGAGGCCTCCGCCGCCCTCGCCGGCCTCGAGCTCCTCGACTCCGAGGCCGGCGTGAAGCGCCTGGAGCACCTCTCGGCCCTCACCGAGCGCTTCTCGCGGGGGCTGGTCGAGGCCGGGCACGAGACCATCGACAGCCCGCACCCGGTGACGCCGCTGGTGGTGCGCGACACCGCCCGGACCAACGCCCTGGTGAAGCACCTCTTCGAGCAGGGGGTGCTGGCCACGGGGCTGGCCTACCCGGTGGTGCCGCGGGGCGACGATCTCATCCGCTTCCAGCTCTGCGCCGACCACACCGAGGCCGACGTCGACGCGGTGCTCGCGGCCATCCGGGCCTTCGAGGGCTAG
- a CDS encoding citrate (Si)-synthase: MSLQQTLQQKIEGWRPRTTRLLKEHGDTKLSEVTIGQAIGGARGVKCLVTDISYLDPNEGIRFRGMTIPETLEALPKYPGSDMPYVEGHLWLLLTGEVPTEAEVKGLAADLKSRAQVPQYVFDVLRAMPRDTHPMTMFSTAVLAMQRESVYAKAYNKGLGKMDHWQPTLEDVLNLLAKLPEIGAYIYRMKYRNDTPIAPNPELDFGGNFAHMMGFEKPYDDVARMYFILHSDHESGNVSAHTGHLIASALSDVYYASSGMLNGLAGPLHGLANEQVLKWIQEVMAKMDGKLPSEEEMKQFVWDTLNSGQVIPGYGHAVLRKTDPRYTEQRKFCEKHLPEDPIFKFVDLLYKVTPPILEEHGKAKNPWPNVDAQSGVIQWHYGLQEYEYYTVLFGIGRALGVLANIVWDRALGYPIERPKSLTTAMLEEIAGIAK; this comes from the coding sequence ATGTCCTTGCAGCAAACGCTTCAGCAGAAGATCGAAGGTTGGCGTCCCCGGACCACCAGGCTCCTGAAGGAGCATGGGGACACCAAGCTCTCCGAGGTCACCATCGGCCAGGCCATCGGCGGGGCCCGGGGCGTCAAGTGCCTCGTCACCGACATCTCCTACCTCGATCCCAACGAGGGCATCCGCTTCCGCGGCATGACCATCCCGGAGACCCTCGAGGCCCTGCCCAAGTACCCGGGCAGCGACATGCCCTACGTCGAGGGGCACCTCTGGCTCCTCCTCACCGGTGAGGTCCCCACCGAGGCCGAGGTCAAGGGGCTGGCCGCCGATCTGAAGTCCCGCGCCCAGGTGCCGCAGTACGTCTTCGACGTTCTGCGCGCCATGCCCCGGGACACCCACCCGATGACGATGTTCTCGACCGCCGTGCTCGCGATGCAGCGCGAGTCGGTCTACGCCAAGGCCTACAACAAGGGCCTGGGCAAGATGGACCACTGGCAGCCGACCCTCGAGGACGTGCTGAACCTGCTGGCCAAGCTGCCGGAGATCGGCGCCTACATCTACCGGATGAAGTACCGGAACGACACGCCGATCGCCCCGAACCCCGAGCTCGACTTCGGTGGCAACTTCGCCCACATGATGGGCTTCGAGAAGCCCTACGACGACGTGGCCCGGATGTACTTCATCCTCCACTCGGACCACGAGAGCGGCAACGTCAGCGCCCACACCGGCCACCTGATCGCCAGCGCCCTCTCCGACGTCTACTACGCCTCCTCCGGCATGCTGAACGGCCTCGCCGGTCCGCTCCACGGCCTCGCCAACGAGCAGGTCCTCAAGTGGATCCAGGAGGTCATGGCGAAGATGGACGGCAAGCTCCCCTCCGAGGAGGAGATGAAGCAGTTCGTCTGGGACACCCTGAACTCCGGTCAGGTCATCCCCGGCTACGGCCACGCGGTGCTGCGCAAGACCGACCCCCGCTACACCGAGCAGCGGAAGTTCTGCGAGAAGCACCTCCCCGAGGATCCGATCTTCAAGTTCGTCGACCTTCTCTACAAGGTCACGCCGCCCATCCTCGAGGAGCACGGCAAGGCCAAGAACCCCTGGCCGAACGTCGACGCTCAGTCCGGCGTGATCCAGTGGCACTACGGCCTGCAGGAGTACGAGTACTACACCGTCCTCTTCGGCATCGGCCGCGCCCTCGGCGTCCTCGCCAACATCGTCTGGGATCGTGCCCTCGGCTATCCGATCGAGCGGCCGAAGTCCCTCACCACGGCGATGCTCGAGGAGATCGCGGGGATCGCCAAGTAG
- a CDS encoding NAD-dependent epimerase/dehydratase family protein, with amino-acid sequence MNGKRRFLVTGAVGQIGSELTHALRRHYGAEQVVATDIRLPTDPALRDAGPFEFLDCLDPNHITRVMQRYETDVIYHLGAILSAIGELKPGQAWQINVEGTYNMLEAARQYGCAIFFPSSIGAFGPETPRDDTPQVTIQRPNTMYGVTKVTGELLCDYYHQRFDVDVRGLRFPGLISHETEPGGGTTDYAVDIYRQAVEHAGYISYLGPDTRLPMMYMPDAIRAMIELMEADPARLVHRNAYNLAAMSFTPEEVAAEIAKHIPSFEIRYRIDPTRQAIADSWPRSIDDSAARAEWGWKPRYDLTSMTEEMLRSLQANLEHSQS; translated from the coding sequence ATGAACGGAAAGAGAAGGTTCCTCGTCACCGGCGCCGTGGGCCAGATCGGCTCCGAGCTCACCCATGCCCTGCGCAGGCACTACGGCGCCGAGCAGGTGGTCGCCACCGACATCCGCCTCCCCACCGATCCGGCCCTGCGGGACGCCGGGCCCTTCGAGTTCCTCGACTGCCTCGACCCGAACCACATCACCCGGGTCATGCAGCGCTACGAGACCGACGTCATCTACCACCTCGGGGCGATCCTCTCCGCCATCGGAGAGCTCAAGCCCGGCCAGGCCTGGCAGATCAACGTCGAGGGCACCTACAACATGCTCGAGGCGGCCCGGCAGTATGGCTGCGCCATCTTCTTCCCCTCGTCCATCGGCGCCTTCGGCCCCGAGACCCCCCGGGACGACACGCCTCAGGTCACCATCCAGCGCCCGAACACGATGTACGGGGTGACCAAGGTCACCGGCGAGCTGCTCTGCGACTACTACCACCAGCGCTTCGACGTCGACGTGCGGGGCCTGCGCTTCCCCGGCCTGATCTCACACGAGACCGAGCCTGGCGGCGGCACCACCGACTACGCCGTCGACATCTACCGGCAGGCGGTCGAGCACGCGGGCTACATCTCCTACCTGGGGCCCGACACGCGCCTGCCCATGATGTACATGCCGGACGCCATCCGGGCGATGATCGAGCTGATGGAGGCCGATCCCGCGCGCCTCGTGCACCGGAACGCCTACAACCTGGCGGCCATGAGCTTCACCCCGGAGGAGGTCGCGGCCGAGATCGCGAAGCACATCCCCTCCTTCGAGATCCGCTACCGGATCGACCCCACCCGCCAGGCGATCGCCGACTCCTGGCCGCGCTCCATCGACGACTCCGCCGCCCGGGCCGAGTGGGGGTGGAAGCCGCGCTACGACCTCACCTCCATGACCGAGGAGATGCTGCGCTCGCTGCAGGCAAACCTCGAGCACTCCCAGAGCTGA
- a CDS encoding DUF3108 domain-containing protein translates to MGRCGWALLSGVLLLLPGALRAESVPVFGPGETLIYDISYGPISGGKARILVGADTGVADREVWPIVVQARTSEGVGRLFAVQDRMVTLFDPLEEITLGYDFHAREGGKRRSTRARMDRERGKAHVVERSESEPERRRTYEVGPTCHDLTSAVFWLRGRPLEVGDREKVRIFTGARTWDLHGVVEARETLRTARGEQATVRVRFRTHRRGKLVKDRDITLWFSDDERHVPVKIHAEVFLGAVHAELQSYAPGLAR, encoded by the coding sequence GTGGGCAGATGTGGGTGGGCGCTGCTCTCCGGCGTTCTCCTCCTGCTGCCGGGCGCGCTGCGGGCCGAGTCGGTCCCGGTCTTCGGTCCCGGCGAGACCCTGATCTACGACATCAGCTACGGGCCGATCTCGGGAGGCAAGGCGCGCATCCTCGTGGGCGCCGACACCGGGGTCGCCGACCGGGAGGTCTGGCCGATCGTGGTGCAGGCGCGGACCTCCGAGGGCGTCGGGCGGCTCTTCGCGGTACAGGACCGGATGGTCACCCTCTTCGATCCCTTGGAGGAGATCACGCTCGGCTACGACTTCCATGCCCGGGAGGGCGGCAAGCGGCGCTCGACCCGCGCCCGGATGGACCGGGAGCGCGGCAAGGCGCACGTGGTCGAGCGCTCGGAGAGCGAGCCGGAGCGTCGACGCACCTACGAGGTGGGGCCCACCTGCCACGACCTGACCTCGGCCGTCTTCTGGCTTCGCGGCCGGCCCCTCGAGGTGGGGGATCGGGAGAAGGTGCGGATCTTCACCGGCGCCCGGACCTGGGATCTCCACGGCGTGGTCGAGGCGCGAGAGACCCTGCGAACGGCCCGGGGCGAGCAGGCCACAGTGCGGGTGCGCTTCCGCACCCACCGGCGCGGCAAGCTGGTGAAGGACCGGGACATCACCCTCTGGTTCAGCGACGACGAGCGGCACGTGCCGGTGAAGATCCACGCCGAGGTCTTCCTGGGCGCGGTCCACGCCGAGCTCCAGAGCTACGCGCCGGGCCTGGCCCGCTAG
- a CDS encoding DUF2279 domain-containing protein, which yields MKALVTALLVLLIPTVAAGDSLNTTVPVTVPVAVTVFSTGSIVGDGSDGKDGNGDGDGDGNGALEVEPAAPSAAPAGALTAPALRPANPWAVGGLTAGLGAVVILSGYLSWWDDGEFVPFTWQKTGWFGPDAPLGGGDKKGHFFSFYTMTRATAQFYRWVRVSDGWARFAGATFAFALGAMIETVDGFTHYGFEFHDVIANVTGIAVASLLEWDERLDRLLGVRMGFVPSKYFPEQIKRLETMNDYSGMSLHLDLRLAGLAGYGLDPGYARYLTVGLTYGTRDYGPDGPDKRRNLGVFVGLNLPELLDATLGRGKPGVEVLRTFTRYYAVPLTEVGLQHDLDGTGQYLNFGVPNRLEVHLNGD from the coding sequence GTGAAAGCATTGGTCACAGCGCTGCTGGTGCTCCTGATTCCCACGGTCGCGGCCGGGGACTCACTGAACACGACCGTTCCCGTCACCGTCCCCGTCGCCGTCACCGTCTTCTCCACGGGATCCATCGTAGGCGACGGGTCTGACGGAAAGGACGGGAACGGGGACGGTGACGGGGACGGGAACGGCGCGCTGGAGGTCGAGCCGGCAGCGCCGTCGGCGGCCCCCGCCGGGGCCCTCACCGCTCCGGCACTGCGCCCCGCCAACCCCTGGGCCGTCGGCGGCCTCACCGCCGGCCTCGGCGCGGTGGTCATCCTCTCCGGCTACCTCTCCTGGTGGGACGACGGCGAGTTCGTGCCCTTCACCTGGCAGAAGACCGGCTGGTTCGGCCCCGATGCGCCCCTCGGCGGCGGCGACAAGAAGGGCCACTTCTTCAGCTTCTACACGATGACCCGCGCGACCGCGCAGTTCTACCGCTGGGTGCGGGTCTCGGACGGCTGGGCGCGCTTCGCCGGCGCCACCTTCGCCTTCGCGCTGGGAGCGATGATCGAGACCGTCGACGGCTTCACCCACTACGGCTTCGAGTTCCACGACGTCATCGCCAACGTCACGGGCATCGCCGTGGCCTCCCTGCTGGAGTGGGACGAGCGCCTCGACCGCCTCCTCGGGGTGAGGATGGGCTTCGTGCCCTCGAAGTACTTCCCCGAGCAGATCAAGCGGCTGGAGACCATGAACGACTACTCGGGCATGAGCCTCCACCTCGACCTGCGCCTGGCGGGGCTGGCGGGCTACGGCCTCGACCCCGGCTACGCCCGCTACCTCACCGTCGGCCTCACCTACGGTACCCGCGACTACGGTCCCGACGGTCCCGACAAGCGGCGCAACCTCGGGGTCTTCGTCGGCCTCAACCTCCCCGAGCTCCTCGACGCGACCCTCGGGCGCGGCAAGCCCGGGGTCGAGGTCCTGCGGACCTTCACCCGCTACTACGCCGTGCCGCTCACCGAGGTCGGCCTGCAGCACGATCTCGACGGCACCGGGCAGTATCTCAACTTCGGGGTGCCCAACCGGCTGGAGGTCCACCTGAATGGCGACTAG
- a CDS encoding ATP-binding protein, translating into MTPIEIDYQEGQKRQVAEIKFLIHDLRVERFINNIIHFHVTLNTDLEIYGVEQAHAFHTDDLDNLKQYAAAIRRAFRDYSNAVTNFSPDKTIIVTGRRYIETVRKICDLILNPLWGRFDRTLTFLPDDSRSVLARHHYRNNIRWMCGVYYRIDYFLQELDDHDIVEVFDIGSDIIHYTNNIIYGYIVEKGHSRVEIQIEKEGPAVVRGNRNRFRRMYFNLIMNAVDALEGLPVGMIRVKVSADGERATLAVSDNGSGMYPEKIKNLLRERETLDGELRSLGFVFVRQTVTDFGGELKVDSEIDKGTTISVIVPYLPDHEPPPQKQSKCQQYAVMPFQDLVDGRPGVAIIDREQRAEAREATTYPAAGEPAPTLQTPAPPAASEAPPEAAPEAPTRRAQIEDAPLDWNPKDHQENCGRILWNDYERSLAPYPGCVFAIGVTYEQRIDCFAHRPYEQHWNISHEDLSPMLYDATIRGRLEENEEKRVELILKEPHSVASYFDLKEIEEGRSALRFVEMIHDEYILIARKLIATGLPGDLVTHLTGVSKFLPEAEIALGPAPFLLRAIAAMPLSTELPDASS; encoded by the coding sequence ATGACGCCAATCGAGATCGACTACCAGGAAGGGCAGAAGCGGCAGGTCGCCGAGATCAAGTTCCTGATCCACGACCTGCGCGTCGAGCGCTTCATCAACAACATCATCCACTTCCATGTCACCCTCAACACCGACCTGGAGATCTACGGCGTCGAGCAGGCCCACGCCTTCCACACCGACGATCTGGACAACCTGAAGCAGTACGCCGCCGCGATCCGCCGGGCCTTCCGCGACTACTCGAACGCGGTGACGAACTTCTCGCCGGACAAGACGATCATCGTCACCGGCCGCCGCTACATCGAGACGGTGCGGAAGATCTGCGATCTGATCCTCAACCCCCTCTGGGGCCGCTTCGATCGCACCCTGACCTTCCTGCCCGACGACTCTCGCTCGGTCCTGGCCCGGCACCACTACCGGAACAACATCCGCTGGATGTGCGGGGTCTACTACCGGATCGACTACTTCCTGCAGGAGCTCGACGACCACGACATCGTGGAGGTCTTCGACATCGGCAGCGACATCATCCACTACACGAACAACATCATCTACGGGTACATCGTCGAGAAGGGACACAGCCGGGTCGAGATCCAGATCGAGAAGGAGGGGCCGGCGGTGGTGCGGGGAAACCGCAACCGCTTCCGGCGCATGTACTTCAACCTGATCATGAACGCGGTCGACGCCCTCGAGGGCCTCCCGGTGGGCATGATCCGGGTGAAGGTCTCCGCCGACGGTGAGCGGGCGACCCTGGCGGTCAGCGACAACGGCAGCGGGATGTACCCCGAGAAGATCAAGAACCTGCTGCGCGAACGCGAGACCCTCGACGGCGAGCTGCGCTCTCTCGGCTTCGTCTTCGTCCGGCAGACGGTGACCGACTTCGGGGGCGAGCTGAAGGTCGACAGCGAGATCGACAAGGGCACGACCATCAGCGTGATCGTCCCCTACCTGCCGGATCACGAGCCGCCGCCCCAGAAGCAGTCGAAGTGCCAGCAGTACGCGGTCATGCCCTTCCAGGACCTCGTGGACGGGAGGCCGGGCGTCGCGATCATCGATCGCGAGCAGCGCGCGGAGGCCCGGGAGGCCACTACCTACCCGGCGGCGGGCGAGCCCGCGCCGACACTCCAGACGCCGGCTCCCCCGGCGGCCTCCGAGGCGCCCCCCGAGGCGGCCCCCGAGGCGCCGACCCGGCGGGCGCAGATCGAGGACGCCCCCCTCGACTGGAACCCCAAGGACCACCAGGAGAACTGCGGGCGGATCCTCTGGAACGACTACGAGCGCTCCCTCGCGCCCTACCCGGGCTGCGTCTTCGCCATCGGGGTCACCTACGAGCAGCGGATCGACTGCTTCGCTCACCGGCCCTACGAGCAGCACTGGAACATCAGCCACGAAGACCTCAGCCCGATGCTCTACGACGCCACCATCCGGGGCCGGCTCGAGGAGAACGAGGAGAAGCGGGTCGAGCTGATCCTCAAGGAGCCCCACAGCGTGGCCTCCTACTTCGATCTCAAGGAGATCGAGGAGGGGCGCAGCGCCTTGCGCTTCGTGGAGATGATCCACGACGAGTACATCCTCATCGCCCGCAAGCTGATCGCCACCGGGCTGCCCGGCGACCTCGTCACCCACCTCACCGGGGTGTCGAAGTTCCTCCCCGAGGCCGAGATCGCCCTCGGCCCCGCGCCCTTCCTGCTGCGGGCCATCGCCGCCATGCCCCTCTCCACCGAGCTGCCCGACGCCTCCTCCTGA